The genomic window GGCGATCGCTTACTTAACCAAATCGTCCGCCAAGTCTCCCGCCGCTTAACTCGCAAAGTTCAGGAAGATTTTCATAAATCTTTGGAAATACCCTTTGCTGCTAATTCTAAGCAAAAGCAGTGATTCAACAGTTATTTTTTGTCATTTGTCAAAAACTAGTGACAAATGACAAACTATTACTTAATCTATGCTTGAGTCAGAATTCTTTGGACAATTTGCACGCCAGTAACAGCCTGCCAAGCAAAAAGTCCCAAAAGGATAGAATTCAACAAAATGTGAGTTGCACGCGCCCAATTTGCCCCTTTCTGCATATAAGGAGACAAAGCAGCAGAAAATGCAATCAAACTCATCATACCCAGCCCTGCTAGTAGGTGAGATCCGAAAAATAACTTACCATTATTGATGTAAGTGACAGCCATTGCAGCGATCGCACCTGCCACCATCAAAGCTAGGAGTATAGACCCGATTTGGTAGTGTCTGACGTTATATCTACCTTTAATCAGTTCTTTCTTTTCTTCCCCCTTAGCATTTCTGGTATGCTGTACTTGCAGCCCCAAGTAGGCAGCATAAATTGAGAGTGCTAATAGTGCCCACATGAGCACCGGATGAATGAAGTTCAGCCAATATTTAATTGATGGAGTAAGTTGCAGACTCATTGTGTTCTCGCCTAATTATTAAATCTTCATAAAAATTAGCATAACTCTAGTTTCTGTGGTTAAAGCTGCACAGAGTAAAAGAGAATAAGGAAAATTGTGTTCTCCCATCTCCCCTACTATTTTGCTTCGCCCTCTTGCCAAAGTGGATAAACAATCTCAGACTGAATTTTAAGGGTAGACGAACAAAACCCCCTGTGTGGGATCTCATCCATGACTGAAAACAACGATACTTCGCTGCTGAAAGCTGCTAAAAGTGGTGATATTAAGGGGCTATGTGCGCTACTAGGTGCTGGTGCCTTGGTGGACACGTGCGATCGCCAAGGCACGACGGCGTTAATGTTTGCTGCCAATTTAGGCTATACCGAAATTGTGCGATCGCTGCTGGGTGCTGGGGCAAATATCAACTTGAAAAGAAAACTCTATGGTTTGACAGCTTTGATGTTGGCAGCTAGTGCCAAACAGTTTGACATTGTGCAGCTTTTACTATCCAAAGGTGCTGATGTAAATGCCACTAATGAAGATGGCAGCACAGCTTTAATGGCAGCAGTACTCAAAGGCCATGTAGATGTAGTGCGAGTCTTATTGGCTGCTGGTGCGAAGGTGAATATCGCAGATAAAGATGATGATACTGCCTTGAAACTCGCCGTTAAGCAGGGACAAATAGAAGTTCTACAAGCAATTCTCCAAACTGGTGTCGATATCAATATCCGAGATGAGGAGGGTGAGACACTCTTAACATTAGCGGCAGACTTGGGACATCTGGAGATTGTGGAAGCACTGCTAGCAGCAGGGGCTGATGTGAATGTGAAAAACGCTGATGGTGGAACTGCCCTATCGGCAGCAGCAGCAGCGGGACACAGTGCGGCAGCAGCAGCTTTACTAGATCGAGATGCCGAGATTAATCTCCAAGATCAAGATGGTGAAACTGCCCTACACCTTGCCGTTGTGGAAGGCTACATTGATGTCGTACAAGTGTTACTTAACAGGGGTGCAGATGCCCAAATTAGGAACCACCTGGGTGATACGCCACTGCTTGTAGCAGCATTGCAGGGACATAGCCAAATTGTCGAGGTACTGCTGCGTTCTGGGGGAGATATTAATGGTAAAAATCTTGGTGAACTACCTTTGACGTTGGCTGCATCACAAGGACACACCCAAACAGTGAAAGTGTTGTTAGACTATGGTGCTGATGCCAAGACACCAGGGGATGATGGCAAAACTGCTTTGATCAAGGCAACCGAACGCAAGCACACAGAGATTATACATTTGCTGCTGGCAAAGGGGGCAGATGTGAATTTTCAAGACTCGGCCAGGGCAACATCTTTGATGTGGGCTGCCTCAGCAGGTTATGACGAAATCGTGCAGGTATTACTCCAAGCTGGGGCAGATGTGAATTTGAAAAACCGTGGTGGTTATACTGCTTTGATGATTGCAGAATTTAATGGTTATAAGAATGTGGTGCGGAGTCTACAAAAAGCTGGGGCGCAAGAATAGCCATCTGAATTCTGAATTTAAAATATTTTTATAAATATCTTGACAAATCATTAAATGAAGGTTATTAACTTAAATACCAAGGAATTTGAAAACAAACAAGTTTAGACCTGAGAAATAAACAAAGCAAAACTCCGTCGTTGCTGTTGTGAACTTGCTACGGCGGAGAAAAGAAAAATAAAAACGCCAAAACGGAGCAGGCCAAATGCTTGCGTCACAAGGATAGAAAGAAAGCAAAAATGAAGAAGTAAATTTACCTTTTACTTTTTACCTTGTACATTTTACCTTTTACCTGGTCTCCCCCTCGGCGTTTCCTACTGTGCTAGATGTGCAAAATATATAGTTTTTATTTGAACAGAAAAGTATTCTAAGGATCATTTTTTATGTATTATCCTAAAGGCTAAACACAAACGATTCACTAAAAAAGGTTGATGTGCGGCCATTTGGGCGATCGCTACAGAAAGTCAAAGAAAAAATAATTGAAGAAGAATTTACCTATTCAGAATCTAGGAATCAGAATCAAGAAGTCAAGGGACTCGCTACCGCTGGCTATCAGTGGGGGATTCAGACCCGCCACTACGAAAGTTGACCACCAAATCATAGATTTGGTGGGGGTGGCAAGAGTAGCCACTGCGTTGGGCGGGGCAATGCCCTTCTCACATTGCCAGAGGCTAGCGCCTGCCGTAGGATGCCCGAACGCAAGAGCCTCTCCTTTAGGAGAGGCTGTAGGGAGAAGCAAGTGGCGTGAGGGTGCGCCCCAGTGCGGGTGGGATAGTTTTATTATGGGTAAATGACTGTCAACTGCCCCACTGACGAGCGGATGGGGCTTGCAACTAGACCGCAAGGATCTATAAAATTTGCAGAACAACTAGTGTCATATCATCAGTGTTTTGCTTATCAGCACCGATGAATTGCTGAACTTGGTCAAATAGGTAATCCACAATCTCCTGTGGGCCATTGCAGTACTTGCAAGCCGTATTGAAGCCAGTGACAAAGTTATCTTCGTCGAAGCGATCGCCACCAGCGGCAGCAGCATCGGTCAAGCCATCTGTATAGTAAATAATTGTATCCCCAGGCTCTAACTGTGCCTGGGCATCTTCATATTGGCTGTTAGCATCCAAACCGATTAACATTCCTAAAGTATCTAAACGGCTGACAGTTTTCGTGGCTGCGTGCCACCACAAGGGAGGATTATGTGCCGCATTACTATAAGATAAAATTCGGGTATGGGGGTTATATTCTGAGTAAAATAGCGTTACAAAACGCTGGGAATTATCCAAATCTGCATACATAACTCTATTTAAGTTTTGCAGAATTCCTGCTGGGGAATTACCATGTAGCACTTCTCCGCGTAGCATTCCCCGCATCATCGTCATAATCAGCCCAGCGGGGACACCTTTGCCCATGACATCTCCAATAACTAAACCCCAGCGACTAGTTTCCGTGCTGCCTTTGGGCTTGGGCTGAATCTTATTGTGATTGGTAGCAATAAAGTCGTAGTAGTCTCCGCCAACGCGATTGGCAGGTTTACAACGTGCCGCCAGGACAGCACCAGGGATTATGGGGCATTGACGTGGCAGAAGTCGCCGTTGAATTTCTGCGCCAATTTCTAGTTCTTGGTCTAGGCGTTCTTTTTTTCTTAATTCTACAGCTAGTTCATCGTTTTCGATCGCTACTGCTGTTTGGTCTGCCACTAACCTAACTAACTTTTGCCTAGTTTCTGTCCAACTATATTCTGGATCGCGGCTCAAGACATAGAGCCATCCCCGTTCTGTATGCTTCACCAGAATCGCCGTACCAAAGATTTGCACATCTGGCCCCAAATAGCGATGCATCTGGTCTTCCATTATCCCCGTGGCATTCGCTAGAGGGGCAGTATTGGGCATAAGCGTGATTTGACTGCTGGCTATTTCTAGCGCTTTGCGGATATTTTTTCGCTGACGACTATCTTGCCAATGTAACTGCTCTAACCTGACTTGACCATTAGGTTTGTAGAGGAACAGGGCGCTACCGTCTGCATCTGTCACTCTTGTTGCCATCAGCGGGATCAGTTCCAAAAACTGATTCAAATTATTGAAACTTCTCAGGGCAAATCCTAAAGAACTTAGCAAATCTTGAATTTTGTTCTGTTCCCGGTGTAACCTTGCCACGAGTTCTTTGAGTGCCACGACTGGTGTGACATCTGTCGCGGTACTACTATTGTTGTCAGTGGGTTGAGAGGGCAGTTGAGACACAGGCACAGGTACTATTGCACTTTATATTGGCAGATTTTAGATTACTTATAAATCTTTTGGCTTTGGCATTGCTAAACCATATTTAGACAAGACTTGTCACTTTAGCAAGAGTATAAAGACGTAACAGGCAACTTTTATCAGTATTTTATTTGCTTATTATATTTTTGATGTAATAATTAGTAATTTAAAATCATGTATTTTTAGTCAAAACCCAACCCGTAAAAATTACTAGTTTCGGTGATACTTAAGAAAGTTTTTCATTTTTTCATAACTTAATTCCCAAAGCATATCTCTAAAGTAATAAAAATACTTTATTCAAAGAATAATTTATAACGTTTTCAGAGTCACTATTTGGGCAGAGACAACTAGGAGACTAGAAGTCTTTTTAGTGAAAACCTCTATAAGCGCTAAAATCGAGCTTGGTTTGGGAAAAAACAGATCTTACATTCATTCCCAAACCGGAGAATATGTAAATAAGTCTTCAAATACTTAATTTGTATCCCATAATTGCCGGAATAATCGCCAATATTGAGCTTTTTCATTTTGAATTTATCGTTTTGCAAATTTTGACTTGCTCAATATACAAAAATTAAACCCATTGAAACGGGATAAAAGTGAGATAACTTAATCTTTCGAGTCAGCGGTAACAGACTTAAAGCATTAGCCTGTAATTGATTTTAGGTGGGAGTCATTTGGTAAGTGTAAGATATGAATACAAGAGATGACACTAAATCTAGAAAAATATCCTCCAAGAACTTTAGGTCAAAAGCCTGAAAGAGTTTTGTCATTTAACTATTAGAGTTCAAACCTCTCGATTTACTACAAAAAATATTTGTGATACTTTTGCAAGTAATATCTGAGAATGCACCTGGGAGTGTTGAACCAGCTTACTTACACCAATTCGCTTTTTGAGTCCACAGTGGACGATTCTCCGAAGTTCTGATGGTCGGAAGCCGTCCTTTTCCTGAGGTCAGTGCTGGGCTAACAGCTGACGCTCGTACTCCTACTCTTAAGTAAGTTACGTGCAGCGTGTACCTCTTTCGACTCGCTAACGCAGTTGCTTCAAGTCGCCATAGCCAATACCAGTCACTTGCGGAGGAAAACCCTCTCTCAGTGCTGGACTCACCCGTGCTGGCTCCCCAAGGCACTACTCATTGCTCAGACTCCTGTCCATCCCACAATAGTTGTATTTATGGGGGTAAGCGTCTCGACTGCCATTTAAATTGCTGCAAGATGCGAGTTTACGAGCTTTTATGTGTCGCAAATAAATGCCCGCTGCTACATTTAAAAAGCCCATTCAGGGCGTGAAAAAAGGGCATTAGCTTGAAATTTTAGCAAAACTCACCCATCTATTGTGGCAAACTCATGATTTTAGGACTTGAGCTGTTTCCAGTATTTTGTTTCTAATTAGTTCAAGTGATAATACCAGATCAGTCAGCCCTAAATTTATCAGTTTGTCAAGAAAAATTTTTAACTATAAATTTTTCAACTAGCCACTCAAGAGAGCTTCGACAAACTCATAGCTAGAAAAGGGGCGCAGGTCTTCAATTCCTTCGCCTGCACCAATAAAGCGAATGGGTAAACCTAGCTGCTGCACAACGGCAAGGGCAACACCGCCTTTGGCAGTGCCGTCCAGTTTGGTTAAGACAACGCCACTTAGTTGGGCAGCTTGGGAGAAAACTTCGGCTTGCCGCAGTCCATTTTGACCTAAAGTGGCATCTAAAACCAACAGAGATTCTACTTTGGCATTTGGGGCTTTTTTGTCGATAATTCGCCGGATTTTGGTGAGTTCGTCCATTAAATTTTTCTTGTTTTGCAATCGCCCAGCTGTATCTACCAAAAGTAATTCTGTTTGACGCGCTTGGGCGGCAGCGATCGCATCAAATACAACTGCTGCCGGATCTGTATTTTTCCCAGGATTAGCAATTACTTCTACACCACTTCTACTACCCCAAACCTTGACCTGTTCCACGGCGGCGGCGCGGAAGGTGTCTGCTGCCCCAATCAAGCATTTATAACCAGATTTTTGTCCCAGGTGGGCAATTTTGCCGATGGTAGTGGTTTTACCGGCACCATTCACCCCAGTGATTAACCAAATATTTAAGGTTTCTTTTTCTAGGGTAAAGGTAGTTTTATGGGATATCTTGCTCGGTGCATCCAGCATATCCCGGAGGATTTTTTTCAGGTAAGCGATCGCTTCTTCAGGTGCGGTGACTTCTTCTCGAAGTTTTTTCTGTAGGGCATTGATAATAAAGTCTGTCGCCTCTACACCCACATCAGCTTGCAGGAGCAATGCCTCAATTTCTGTCACAGCAGCAAGGTTTAGCGGTCCTTGACCGACGATCGCCTTTAGTTGGTTGAGGATACTACGACGAGTTTTGTCTAACCCTTGCCGGAGCTTTTTCAGCCAGGTAATTTCTTCAATAGAAACGTCTTCTGGACTTCTACCTTGAGCTGCTAGGACTTTCGCTGACCAGACAAACCCATCATCAAATACTAGTCCAGGAATTTCCTCTCCTGTCTCTGAGGTTGCAGCTACTGGCTGTACTACCTCCGGTTCTGGAACTACAATGGCGGTGGCTATTAGTTGTTCCAGCTTGGCTTGCCGTTCTGCCGCCGCCCGTTCTAAGAAGGATAAGGTCGCTGGTGCTGTTGGCTGTGTTGCCTCTGGCGTAGCTAGTGGTTCGCTGGGCGTTGGTTCAACTTCACTTGCCTTTATTTCTGGGCTTTTGACATCTGGCTCTTCAGGAATTGCTGCTACTGAGGAATCTTCTGTACTTTCTTCCTCAGTAGCTGCTTGGATAACTTCTGGCTGTGCAGTTTCTACAGTTGTACTAACAGGTTCCTCAGTTGCTTCTGGTTCAGTGATTTCCGCAATTGCCGTTTCTGCGGTTTCAGGTTGTGCTGAATCAGGTGAGGTTTCTACTACCTCAGATTGTTGTTTTTGCTGAATATTTTTGTAGGCAGCTTTAGCAAACGCCAACAAATCTGCCGTTGTGTCTGGTGCAGTTTCAGCAGTTGGTGTTGACGTTTCGGCTGGCTCTGGTTGGGGTTCTTGTACCGCAGGAGTTTCTTCCTGTTTCTGATCAGAGGGAGTGTTAGAGGAATCGTTATATTGACGACGGAACCAATTAAAAACCATTGCAGCAGTATTAGTTATATGAGTTATAAGTTATAAGTTATGAGTTTAATTTAACTTTGCACTTTTTCTTGGGGTGAAAACTTCCGGGTTATCCTCACCTTTCAAGGCCAGTTTGAGGAGAATCGGTACAACAGAGGGTTCCTTCCGTTCGTGCAGTGTCTTCCCTTCTCACATTGCCAGAGGCTAGCGCCAAGGGAGAAGTCCCGCCCGGAGGGAGCCGCAGAAGCGGCTACAGACTTTTCTCCACGGTAGTATAGGAATTACGAATTACGTAGCGGTACTATGCTGTTTTTTTCTGCTCAGTGACTCGGCGCAAAACACCGTTAATAAACCGATGACCATCGTCTCCACTGTAGCGTTTGGCTAGCTCCACAGCTTCGTTGATGGCAATACTATCTGGAACTCCTAAGAACTTCATTTCTGCCACAGCGATTTGTAGGATATCCCGGTCAATTTGGGCGAGGCGAGTTACTTGCCAATCTACTAAGGCACTAGAAAGGAGTTCATCTATAATGTGTCGATTTTCGTTGACGGTAATCACAAGCTCTTTAGCGTAATTACGGACTCCTTTATCCTGATTAGCTAACTGAATCAATTCTGGGAAATCAACTGCTGTACCCAACTGATTGATTGCTGTCTGGGTGCAGGCGATCGCCTCTTGGAGCATTGTTCTAGCACTATTCAGGTCGGAGGCCCGAGTTTGGCTACTTAAGATGCGATCGTTACTGCGTTGCAGTTCACCTGCGGCATTATCGAGGGTATCTTGCACTTCTGAGGTCAGGGTGCGTACTGCTCCTAGCACCAACTTGGATACTAGTTGATCGTCTGCCAATTTATCTAATTTCTTTGGGTTAATTGGCAATTGGCTAAGGCTTAAAAGCGCTAATTCACGAGCTATTTGCTGGGGTTTACGAGGTTGCATAAAAATGATAGGTGATTGTGCGAGAACTGATGGACTAGGCAGGACAAACTTACAAGCCTATCAATTTTGGCACAGTCCAACAACAACATTAGGCATTTGCTTGTGACTTTGCCAGATTGATTTTAAGTTTCTTCAACGGGAATAACCTGCTGCTTGATTTGGTCGTGTTTGACTTCCAGTGTGGACTCTTTGGGGAAAACCAAGGACGTATTGGGGGCGACAATGCCACCTGATACAACTATTTTAAAGGCGTCTTCAATCGACATGGAGAGGTTCACCACTTCGTCTTCAGGAACGACTGCGTACCATCCGGTAGTCGGATTGGGGGTGGTGGGGATAAAAACACTTAGCACGGGGCGAGACATCTGGGCTTGGATATCACTGCTGATTGCACCAGTAACAAAGGCGATCGCCCAAATTCCTCGGCGGGGATACTCTACCAAAATTACCCGGCGAAACTTGCCATTGGAATCTTTGAGTATTGTTTCTAAAAGCTGCTTTAGGGTTTTGTATACCTGTCCCGCTAAAGGAATTGCCTGTAATAACCGCTCACCAAAATCTAGCAACCACCGCCCAGCAATATTGCGAGCCATCAAGCCCATCAATAAGATACTCAGTAGGGGTACAGCCAATCCTACTAATAAATTCAGTAAAATTACTAAAATTGGGTTTAAGCCATCAAAGGGATTCAGCTGTTTGGGAATTTGGGTGAGGAAGTTGATTACCCAAGTAGCAATGGTAATTGTCAGCCAGATAGTGGTTGCTAACGGAATTACTACCAACAAACCAGCAATCAGGTCGTTTTTTAAGTCCTGTTTTAGGCGATCGATTACCAAGCCTCGATTCTCCTGTTTTAAGCTAGAGGAACTTTTTTTATTGGTATCCATACCAGCATATTAGGGACTTGCAGTTAAAAAAACATCCCATCTCCGGGGCACAAGGCCTTGCGCCCCTACAAATATACAAATAATTTTGGATAATTTATTTTTTGTCAGTCCCTTAGTCAAATAGCAAAGGCTTTACTTGAAGCAGCTTCTGCCACAATTAACTTTCCAAAATACTAGCAGCTTGGCTGCTGCCGCCAAAACACATATTTTTTGCTGAAAATCAGCTATTTTCCTACAAGCATACACATTGATATCAACCAATCCGATGGCGACTGGTTATTCTCAGAGGATGTTACTTTTGTTTGTAAGACTTGTAAATGATTGTTGCAAGTCCTTAAGTATTACTAATCTACCGCGCTCAATCAAAAGCTGCTCATGATTGTGAAAGGATCACCAGGTAAACTGAGGAATTATTTTATCTGGTCAGTCACTCACATTTGAGCCGGAGTGGCTTTTATGAAAATATTCTGTTAAAAATATTAATTTATTATGGTGGTTCTCGTTTAGGTGGAACACGCGATAGGGGCGCACAGCTAGGTGTGCGCCCCTACTTCTAAATTCTGATTTTGCGATCGCGTCCCCGCTTACCGTAGGCGATCGCTACTTTAAATTGCAGTGCGTAATCCTTCTAAGACTTACGCAGAGCAGATCCCCCAATCCCCTTATAAAAGTTAGCTCTTAAGGTTCCCTTTTTTTAAGGGGAGCTAGCAGCGTGGGCGGCGGGTCTCCCACGCCAGTCCTTTAGCGGGGGAACCGCCGCAAGCGGCTGGCTCGACTTGAGCGGACTGGCGTCAAGTGGCGTGCGTTATGAGGGATCTAGGTTTCAGGTTTTCAATGCGTAAGTCCTGCCTTGTAATCTCCAGTCCCCTTTACACCACATCAGCCTGTGTAGTTTCAGAATCTGCACACTGCAACTGTTGTGTACTCTCTTGTGCCAGAATTGCTGTTGCGTCTAAATTAGGTTTTGGTAAATACTTCATTTCCCAAACTTTGAGCAAAATCAGGTATTCGTAGAATGCCTGCAATGTACACCAAGCAAGTCCAGCACCTCCATCTAAACATCCGCCTAAGATAAAATACATATATACAAAGCGTAGCAACGGTCTGGCGGGTAAACGCAAAGACAAATCTTTAAGAGCACGGCGTTTTTCAATTTCCGATTTGCCAAAAAATAAATCTTGCCAGTTCACATTTCCTTGTTCTAGTTGATACAATGTTTCTTGAGCTTCATCTGTAGAATAACGGTTATGTTTTTCAATCCAGCGGCTCAAGCCTTTGCTACAAGTGTAATGAGGGTATGTTTCTTTTAAAAAGCTAGTTGCACCCTCACAAACTTCCCGTTCAGTATGACCATAGTCTGTAAACCACACTTTACCGTAGCGGAAGAGGCGCATTTGGTAACGGGGATACTGTGTGCTGTAGCGAATCCAACGATTCATGAACATGACACGTTCAGCTACGTAGTAACCGATGTAGTCTGGATTCTGACTTACCTTTTCGCATTCCGCGAAAAGCTCTGGTGTCATGCGCTCATCAGCTTCGAGAATGTAAACCCATTCGTGCTTCGGGGGGATAGACTCTAACATCCAGGTGCGTTGGCGTCCGTGGCTTTCAAAAGCGTGTTGGACGACGTGGATGGGATAGCAACTGGCGATTTCCACAGTGCGATCGCTACTGCATGAATCCACAACAATGATGTCATCCGATAGCATCGCTGATTCGATACAAGCAGCAATATCTAGTTCTTCGTTATATGTCAGTATGTAAATTGAGAACATTACCCAGGTTTTATAGCGATTTTACTAATTGATAATTGCCTTTTTATTGTTATTAGTCTATTAGGCGCATGGCAGTATGGGCTGTCAAAAATTAATTGGATAGATACTACTGCCATACTGATAGTGGATTAGCGTGCGGTTGCTCTAGGTTTAGCACCTTGTAAAGCACCTCTACCTCTTAA from Nostoc sp. UHCC 0926 includes these protein-coding regions:
- the nusB gene encoding transcription antitermination factor NusB; this encodes MQPRKPQQIARELALLSLSQLPINPKKLDKLADDQLVSKLVLGAVRTLTSEVQDTLDNAAGELQRSNDRILSSQTRASDLNSARTMLQEAIACTQTAINQLGTAVDFPELIQLANQDKGVRNYAKELVITVNENRHIIDELLSSALVDWQVTRLAQIDRDILQIAVAEMKFLGVPDSIAINEAVELAKRYSGDDGHRFINGVLRRVTEQKKTA
- a CDS encoding ankyrin repeat domain-containing protein, with amino-acid sequence MTENNDTSLLKAAKSGDIKGLCALLGAGALVDTCDRQGTTALMFAANLGYTEIVRSLLGAGANINLKRKLYGLTALMLAASAKQFDIVQLLLSKGADVNATNEDGSTALMAAVLKGHVDVVRVLLAAGAKVNIADKDDDTALKLAVKQGQIEVLQAILQTGVDINIRDEEGETLLTLAADLGHLEIVEALLAAGADVNVKNADGGTALSAAAAAGHSAAAAALLDRDAEINLQDQDGETALHLAVVEGYIDVVQVLLNRGADAQIRNHLGDTPLLVAALQGHSQIVEVLLRSGGDINGKNLGELPLTLAASQGHTQTVKVLLDYGADAKTPGDDGKTALIKATERKHTEIIHLLLAKGADVNFQDSARATSLMWAASAGYDEIVQVLLQAGADVNLKNRGGYTALMIAEFNGYKNVVRSLQKAGAQE
- a CDS encoding glycosyltransferase family 2 protein, which gives rise to MFSIYILTYNEELDIAACIESAMLSDDIIVVDSCSSDRTVEIASCYPIHVVQHAFESHGRQRTWMLESIPPKHEWVYILEADERMTPELFAECEKVSQNPDYIGYYVAERVMFMNRWIRYSTQYPRYQMRLFRYGKVWFTDYGHTEREVCEGATSFLKETYPHYTCSKGLSRWIEKHNRYSTDEAQETLYQLEQGNVNWQDLFFGKSEIEKRRALKDLSLRLPARPLLRFVYMYFILGGCLDGGAGLAWCTLQAFYEYLILLKVWEMKYLPKPNLDATAILAQESTQQLQCADSETTQADVV
- a CDS encoding DUF502 domain-containing protein, producing the protein MDTNKKSSSSLKQENRGLVIDRLKQDLKNDLIAGLLVVIPLATTIWLTITIATWVINFLTQIPKQLNPFDGLNPILVILLNLLVGLAVPLLSILLMGLMARNIAGRWLLDFGERLLQAIPLAGQVYKTLKQLLETILKDSNGKFRRVILVEYPRRGIWAIAFVTGAISSDIQAQMSRPVLSVFIPTTPNPTTGWYAVVPEDEVVNLSMSIEDAFKIVVSGGIVAPNTSLVFPKESTLEVKHDQIKQQVIPVEET
- a CDS encoding PP2C family protein-serine/threonine phosphatase translates to MPVSQLPSQPTDNNSSTATDVTPVVALKELVARLHREQNKIQDLLSSLGFALRSFNNLNQFLELIPLMATRVTDADGSALFLYKPNGQVRLEQLHWQDSRQRKNIRKALEIASSQITLMPNTAPLANATGIMEDQMHRYLGPDVQIFGTAILVKHTERGWLYVLSRDPEYSWTETRQKLVRLVADQTAVAIENDELAVELRKKERLDQELEIGAEIQRRLLPRQCPIIPGAVLAARCKPANRVGGDYYDFIATNHNKIQPKPKGSTETSRWGLVIGDVMGKGVPAGLIMTMMRGMLRGEVLHGNSPAGILQNLNRVMYADLDNSQRFVTLFYSEYNPHTRILSYSNAAHNPPLWWHAATKTVSRLDTLGMLIGLDANSQYEDAQAQLEPGDTIIYYTDGLTDAAAAGGDRFDEDNFVTGFNTACKYCNGPQEIVDYLFDQVQQFIGADKQNTDDMTLVVLQIL
- the ftsY gene encoding signal recognition particle-docking protein FtsY — protein: MVFNWFRRQYNDSSNTPSDQKQEETPAVQEPQPEPAETSTPTAETAPDTTADLLAFAKAAYKNIQQKQQSEVVETSPDSAQPETAETAIAEITEPEATEEPVSTTVETAQPEVIQAATEEESTEDSSVAAIPEEPDVKSPEIKASEVEPTPSEPLATPEATQPTAPATLSFLERAAAERQAKLEQLIATAIVVPEPEVVQPVAATSETGEEIPGLVFDDGFVWSAKVLAAQGRSPEDVSIEEITWLKKLRQGLDKTRRSILNQLKAIVGQGPLNLAAVTEIEALLLQADVGVEATDFIINALQKKLREEVTAPEEAIAYLKKILRDMLDAPSKISHKTTFTLEKETLNIWLITGVNGAGKTTTIGKIAHLGQKSGYKCLIGAADTFRAAAVEQVKVWGSRSGVEVIANPGKNTDPAAVVFDAIAAAQARQTELLLVDTAGRLQNKKNLMDELTKIRRIIDKKAPNAKVESLLVLDATLGQNGLRQAEVFSQAAQLSGVVLTKLDGTAKGGVALAVVQQLGLPIRFIGAGEGIEDLRPFSSYEFVEALLSG
- a CDS encoding DUF4079 domain-containing protein translates to MSLQLTPSIKYWLNFIHPVLMWALLALSIYAAYLGLQVQHTRNAKGEEKKELIKGRYNVRHYQIGSILLALMVAGAIAAMAVTYINNGKLFFGSHLLAGLGMMSLIAFSAALSPYMQKGANWARATHILLNSILLGLFAWQAVTGVQIVQRILTQA